From Equus asinus isolate D_3611 breed Donkey chromosome 14, EquAss-T2T_v2, whole genome shotgun sequence, one genomic window encodes:
- the LOC123276985 gene encoding odorant-binding protein 2b-like has protein sequence MKVLFLTITLGLITALQAQDPLFFPSENENIIGTWYVKAVVADKDLPKEKRPKKVSPLTVTALDGGDLEAMVTFMKGGQCHEKRVVMHQTEEPGRYSTFGGKRHMYILDLPVKDHHIFYCEGQLGGKAIRMAKLVGRNPDMSLEALEQFKKFAERKGLPQENIIMPVQTGQGAPGPHSSPRATPPGPSVLQYMEGAPASRA, from the exons ATGAAGGTTCTGTTCCTGACCATCACCCTTGGCCTGATCACAGCCCTGCAGGCCCAGGACCCTCTGTTCTTCCCCTCAGAGAACGAGAAT ATCATAGGGACATGGTATGTGAAGGCCGTGGTGGCTGACAAAGATCTGCCTAAGGAGAAGAGGCCCAAGAAGGTGTCCCCCTTGACAGTCACTGCCCTGGATGGTGGAGACTTGGAGGCCATGGTCACCTTCAT GAAGGGGGGCCAGTGCCACGAGAAGAGAGTTGTGATGCATCAAACTGAGGAGCCTGGCAGATACAGCACCT TTGGGGGAAAGAGGCACATGTACATCCTGGACTTGCCAGTAAAGGACCACCACATCTTCTACTGCGAGGGCCAGCTCGGAGGGAAAGCAATCCGCATGGCAAAACTCGTGG GTAGAAATCCTGACATGAGCCTGGAAGCCCTGGAACAATTTAAGAAATTTGCAGAGCGCAAGGGATTGCCACAGGAGAACATCATCATGCCCGTCCAGACGG GGCAGGGGGCACCAGGacctcacagcagccccagggcGACACCACCAGGACCCTCTGTCCTGCAGTACATGGAAGGAGCCCCTGCCTCTAGAGCCTGA